AAGCTACCAAACAGGCCAACACCGGCCACCATCAAACAAACGGCCACCAAGCGCCCGAGAGTGGTCACCGGATAATAGTCGCCATAACCTACCGTGGTGACCGTGACAAAGGCCCACCACAGAGCTTCTTCCGCGGTATCGATGGCGCTCTCTGGATTCGGCCCTTCGACCAGCAGGATGACCACCGAGCCGAAAATCACCAACATGATCGTGGCCGACGCCATTGAGGCAAAAATGCCCTTGGCCTTGTTGCGAAACAGCATATCCCAGACGATATGCAGCGACTTGATCGCCCTCAGCATGCGAATGATCTGCACCACCCGAATCAGACGCCCCGCATAGAAATAGCTCACCGGGATGCTGGCCAGCAGATCAATCCACCCCCAGCGCATGAACTGCCACTTGTCCTCAGCAGCGCGGAAACGAATCACGAAGTCGGCAAAGAAGAAGCCACAGACGACGAAATCCAGCTTATGCAGCAGATCAACGACATCGGGCGGCAGCTCATACAGCTCCTGTACCGCCATAGCACCGAGTACATAGATGGACAGAATCAGGATCAGAATCTGGAAGGGAGTGAGACGCTCAGGCTGCATGGGATCCATCTACTGACAATAACTGGAACAAGGTTAATGACCATACGCCAGACTCGGTACAGTGCCTAGTTCCGCCTGCGAGGCATACAACCGGGTTCAAGGCTCCAGCGACTCATAGGGCAGACCAACATAATTCTCGGCAAAGGTCGTCAGCCCCGCTTCGGAGCTGGTCAGATAATCGAGCTCGGCGAGTTGCATCCGTGAGTCGAAGTCTTCGCGGTCATGGAAACGATGCAGCATAGACGTCATCCACCAGGAAAAGCGCTCGGCTTTCCAGACGCGTCGCAGACAAGTCTCCGAATAGCGTGGAATCAGATCGCAGCGCCCCTCGTGATAGACCTTGAGCAGTAGCCGATACAAGGTATTGACGTCACTCGCCGCCAGATTGAGGCCCTTGGCTCCCGTAGGTGGCACGATATGCGCCGCATCACCGACCAGAAACAGGCGGCCATATTGCATCGGCTCAACAACGAAACTGCGCAACGGCGCGATGCTTTTCTCCAATGATGGGCCAGTCAGCAGATTATCCGCGACATCCTGCGGTAAACGACGTTTGAGCTCATCCCAGAATCGCTCATCCGGCCAATCCTCGACGCGCTCTTCCAACCCAACCTGAAGGTAATAGCGACTGCGTGTCGGTGAACGCATGCTGCACAACGCGAAGCCTCGCTCACTGCGCGCGTAGATCAGCTCATCGGATACCGGCGGTGTATCGCTCAGAAGACCCAGCCAACCGAACGGATAGACGCGCTCGAAGACCTTGAGTCGCTCTTCGGGAATCGAGCGACGCGAGATGCCGTGATAGCCATCGCAACCAGCGATGTAATCACAGTCGAGGCGATAATCCTGGCCTTCATGGCGAAAGGTCACATAGGGAGCAGCGCTTTCCAGATCATGGGGCGTGACATCTTCGCTCTGGTAGTAACTCGGCGCTCCCAGCGCCTGGCGAGCTTCCATAAGATCCCGAGTGACTTCCGTCTGTCCATAGACCATGACCGAGCTTCCACCGGTATGGGCCGCCAAGTCGACACGCACACGCCGACCATTGAACGCCAACTCGACACCAGTATGGGCATGCCCCTGTTCGTCCATGCGCTCCGCCACTCCCGCTTCACGCAGCAGGTCCACCATTCCCTGCTCCAGCACTCCAGCGCGGATACGACTCAATACATACTCACCGCTGCGCCGTTCGAGCAGAACATTATCGATGCCGTGACGACTGAGTAGTTGTCCCAACAGCAACCCCGAAGGGCCTGCACCGATAATCGCGACGCCAGTCTTGAGCGTAGTAACGGGCTTGGGTGTGGACATAGTCATTACTTTCCTCGGCAGTGATCCGCTGAAACATTGTTGTGTTATTGTATTTTTCAGCATCACCGTTGCTTCAATAAGGCATTATTTCATCTACAAATTGGACTTTTGACGGATACGCCACCCACTTTGGTCGAATGCCGGAGCCAGGGATGACAACAGACGGGGCGCATTGATGAGCCAGTACAGATTGATGAACCAGCACAGCTTGAGCGCCATTCCAGTATTCTCCCTGTATGGCGAAACCGATCACTGGCCAACTCCCGACTTACTGCACTGCGAGTCGATCGCCGAACGCAGCCGCCTGCATGACTGGCATATTCGTGCCCATCGTCATGCGGATTTGGTGCATTTACTGGTGTTGTACGAAGGAGAGGTAGAGCTGGAGCTGGAAGGGGCAACTCACCATGCCTCGGCTCCGCTGGTCATCGTGGTGCCGCCGCTATGCATCCATGGGTTTCATTTTTCGCCCTGCATCCAGGGCCATATCCTGACGCTGGCCGCACCATTGGTAGAGCAGCTGGCCCAGACCCTGCCCGAGGCCTCACGTATATGGCGCCGCGCCAGCGTGCAGGTGCTACCGGAGGGCGGTGCCAGCCAACGGCTGGTGGAACTGGTAAGACATATCGATGGTGAGTACCGACGCCCGGCAGCCGGCCGCGATGCACTGCTCAGTGCGCTGATACAGGCCTTGACCATCGAGGCATCGCGGCTGGCCATCGGCGACCACGACACGACTTCCGTCACCAACGCCCACCAACGTTCACGCCAGCACTTGAGGCGTCTCGAAATGCTGATCGAAACCAGCTTCCGCCAACAACCAGGTGTAGAGGAACTGGCGACGCAACTCGAACTGAGCAGTGCCCACCTCAATAGCATCTGCCGGCAGCAGGCCGGGGCCAGCGCCCTGAACCTGCTGCATCAACGGCTGGTGCTCGAAGCGAGGCGCGAGCTGACCTATACCAACCTGACCATCGCTCAGATATCCGATGGCCTCGGCTTTTCCGAGCCGGCCTACTTCACTCGCTTCTTCAAGCGCCTGACCGGGTACTCGCCCAGAGACTTTCGCAAGCGGCAGCAGACGCCGGGCTAACCCTCCTGACACCCTCCTCACCCAACCTGGACCAGCAAGAAGGTCGTCAACACCGGGAAGGCCAGCAACAGGACCAGACGCACCAGGTCCGAGACGATAAACGGCGCCACGCCACGGAATATCTCGCCCAGCCCGACGTGGGGAGCCATCGCCTTGATCACGAAGACATTCATGCCGACCGGCGGTGTGATCAGCCCCAACTCCACGGTCAGCACAGTGATAATGCCAAACCACACCGGATCGATTCCCAGCGACTGGATGATCGGAAACACCACCGGTACCGTGATCACCAGCATGGCGATCGAGTCCATGAACATGCCGAGCAGGAAGTACATGGCAAGAATGCACAGTACGACCACGAACGGTGACAGTTCCAGCCCATAGAGCAGGTCACTGATCGAGAACGATATCCGCGATACCGAGATGAAGTAACCGAGCGTCTCAGCACCGACCAGCATGAAGAACACTACCGTCGACAACGCCAGCGTTTCCTGCACCGCTGCCCACAGCTCGCGCCCCCTCATGCCCTTGACCAGCGCATGAATCAGCGTGGCAAAGGCGCCGACACTGGCCCCTTCGGTCGGCGTGAAGACACCGAAGTAGATACCGAGGATCATGATCAGGAACACCGCCAGAAACGGCATCAGTCCACCCAGAGAGGCCAGCTTGTCACGCCATGCTGTCGCCTCCCCGGCCACTGCCAACTCCGGCTTGATGCGCATGACCACGCTGACTGTCAACGCGTAGAGCGCCAGCCCCAGCAATCCGGGAATCAAGCCAGCCATGAACATGTCACCCACCGATTGCTCGGTGAGGATGGCGTAGATCAGCAGTGCAATACTCGGTGGTATCATGATGCCGAGGGTGCCACCCGCAGCCAACGCGCCAGTTGCGAGGCCACGGTGATAGCCGTATCGCTCCATTTCCGGCAACGCCACGCGAGTCATGGTACTGGCGGTCGCCAGCGACGAACCGGAAACCGCCGAAAAGATACCGCAGGAGCCCACCGCCGCGATGGCGAGGCCTCCCTTCCAACCACCACAGATCACCCGTGCCGACTGGAACAGTTTGCCCGCCATGCCGGAATGCGCCGCCAGCACGCCCATCAGGATGAACATCGGCACTGCACTGAAGCTGTAGTTGGTCAGCACCTCGACCGGCACCGACTTGAGCATCGACACCGCCGCTCCCCAGCCGATCACCTGGGAAAAGCCCCCAATACCCACCAGCAGCATGGCCAGCGCCACCGGCACTCTGGCCACCATCAGCACCAGCAGCAAGGCCAGACCGATGGCACCGATCATTTCAGTTGCCATCCGCCGCCTCCTGCGTCTGGTCCTGAGACGTCGGCTGAGCCCAGATCATGCCCAGCAGTGCATGCAGCAGGCTACGCAGCCCCAGCAAGGCGCTGAGCAGCGCCGCAGAGATATAGATCGGGCTCAACGGCAGACGTAGATCCTGAGTGACTTCGCCATGCCCTGCGGCACTGCTGGCCGCACCAGACAGCCCGACACAGAGCACCGCTCCCAACAGGGCAAAACCCAGTAGATAGAAGCCATGCAAACGTGCAGTGAGCGATTCCGGCAGTGAGTGAGTAAAGGCTTCAACCACCACCTGACTTTTCTCGACATTGGCCGCCATCGCCGAGAGCAGTGCAAACAGCATCAAATAACTGACCAGTTCCACACTGCCCACCACACGAATGGATACCACACCGTCCGTGAGCCGGTGCAGGTAGCGTGTGGCAACATCACCAATGGTCACCAACAGCATCGCCAACAGCGCTACACCAGCCACCAGTCGACAGATCAAGGCCAGCCACCGGCTGACCTTCTCGATCACTTCTCGCATGAGGGTTACTCGGTTGCTGCGCAACTATCACGCGCGGCGAGCGCCGCATTGTAGACATCGCGCGCCTGATCGAGACCACGCTCCTCGAGCCCTGCCAGGTACTCGTCGATCCCCTGCTGCAACGGCGCTGACCACTCGGGGTCATTGAGCGGGTCATCGACGACGCGAATGGTATGCCCGGCATCCTCGGCTTCCTGACGCCCCTGTTGATCAATGGAATGGAAGACCTCTCCGGACTGCCCTGCCCAGCGCATACCTGAATTGGCATCGATGGCGGCCTGCTGCTCGGGACTCAGGCTCTCCCAGATACGCTGATTCATGGTGGCGACAAAGATCAGGGAGTAGAACGGCACCTGGGTGTGATATTCGACCAGCTCATTGATGCGGAAACCCTTCATGCCTTCCCAGGGGAAGCTCAGGCCGTCGATCACCCCACGCTGCATCGAGGTATAGATATCCGGCGCCGGCATGCCCACCGGGCTGGCTCCCATGTTCTCGAGAATATCTCCAGCGACGGCGGTCGGGCGGCGAATGCGCAGGCCTTCGAGGTCCGCCGGTGTCTGCACATCGGTATCCACGGTATGGATATAGCCGGGGCCAGTGGTGAACATGAACAACACATGGGTGTCGTCATATTCGCTGTTCAACTGGCCGTCGTCATAGAGCGTCTGCAGGACGCAGGCGCCCTGACGCGCATCATCGGCAACACCGGGTAACTCGACGATCTGCGACAGCGGAAAGCGCCCCGCCGTATAGCCCTGCGCAGTGACGCCGATATCGGCAATGCCATTGACGGTGGCGTCATAGATATCATCGGCCTTGGCCAGGGTACCGGAGGGGAACATCTGAACTCGCAACTCACCACCGGAGTCTTCTTCCACAGCCCTGGCCCATTCCTCGAAGATCTCGGTGTTGATGCCGGAGGCACCCGGCCAGAAGTGTGCCATGCGCAGGGTAGTGGCAGCTTCGGCAGACGTCGCTGCCAGTCCGGCAATAGCTGCCGCCAGCAGGCAACTTGTAAATTGCGTTTTCATCGGGGGAATCCTCCAGCCCTTATCTTTATATGTTGGCGTTATAGCCTGGCGAACCTGTGCAGTGCGCAACACACCATGGGCATCTGAGCGCACCACGCAAACGTTCGCATAGTGAACAGCCGTTCGCATTATCCATCAAAAGGTAACTCACCCCCTGGCGCGGCAAAAAGCGACTTTGGTCCAGGGTGCCACTCCAGGCCCGCAACCTTGCTCCGGATCAGACCGCTGCGAAGACACACGACCAAAGTAGTATCCAATACATGATTTATCTAAAATACCACGACGGCACCCACCTGACGGGTAGAGGTGCTCTCTCGGATACCGACCTCCAACCAGGGAAAGTCATGCCTCGCCCCGCCCTTCTCCTCAGCGCACCGTTGCTGGTGTCCATCGCCCAGCCAGGGTTTGCTCAATCAGAACTTGCCCAATCAGAGTTCGCCCAGTCCACCGAACCAACGTCGACCAGTCAGACCATTGAACTCGAACCGATCACCGTCGAGGCCACCCGCCTGACACGCGAGCTCTACACCACCCCTGCCGCCGTATCGGTCATTGATCAGTCACGTATCGCTCCGGGTCAGCAGCGCGTGCGGATCGACGAGGCCCTGACGACAGTTCCCGGCATGTTCATCAGCAACCGTGACAACTTTGCCCAGGGGGCACGGGTATCGATCCGCGGTTTCGGTTCACGGGCGCCCTTTGGCGTGCGAGGCATCACGCTGGTGGTCGATGGCATTCCCTACACCCTTCCGGATGGCCAGGCACAGTTGGATGCTGTCGATCTCGAGAGTGCTGAACGTATCGAAGTGATTCGCGGCCCAGCCGCGGTGCAATACGGCAATGCCGCAGGTGGTGTGATTGCCGTCACTACCGCCGACGGCCGCGGAGAAGGTGACAGCACCACGCGCCTGCATGCTGGCGTGGGCAGTGATGGCTATCGCAAGCTTTCCGTGCAGAACGGTGGTGAGCATGGCGACTGGTCGCATCACATCAGTGCCGCCAGTTGGGAAATCGACGGCTATCGTGACCACAGTGAAGCGCGCAAGACACAGCTCAATGGCCAGCTTCGCCATCAACTCGATAATGATCGCGCGCTGAGCGCCACGCTCAACCTACTGGATAATCCCAAGGCCGAAGATCCCGGCGGACTGACCCTGGAGCAGGTCAAGGAAGACCGTCGCCAGGGCGCCGACTTCACCGAAGAGTACGATACCGGCCAGAGTGTCGATCAGCAGGTATTTGGGCTGCAATACGAGGATCTCGGCTTCGGCCCCGGCGAACTGTATCTCCGAGGTTTCGTCAGTTGGCGTGACTTCGAGCAGCAGTTGCCTTATCCAGGCGACAGCCTGATCGACTACAAGCGCAACTACTATGGCGGCAGCGCCGAGTATCACCAGCAGACCTCACTCGGCAACATGCCCCTCGACCTCATGTTGGGCGTGGATGCCGCCCGTCAGGAAGATGACCGCCATCGCCATGAAATTGCCTTCAGCGGCGAGAATCTCGGCGAGGTTGCCGATGAAACCCAGACTGGCGAGTCCATTGGTGTCTTCGCTCAGGGGGATCTCGATATGACGGATGCATGGACGCTGTCACTCGGTGCCCGCTACGATCATGTCAGCCTCGAGGTCGAGGATGACTATCTCGATGACGGAAACCAGAGCGGGCAACGCAACTTCGACGAGTTCAATGGCAGCCTGGGGGTCAGCTATCGCTACCTGCCCCGACATCAGCTGTATGCCAATACCGGTACTGCCTTCGAGACACCGACCTTCTCCGAGTTTGCCAACCCTGATGGTACAGGCGGCTTCAACCCGAATATCGAACCACAGAAGGCCTGGAGCCGAGAGCTGGGCGCACGAGGCACCCTCGATTGGGGACTCGACTACGACATTGCACTGTTCTCGATCGATGTCGAAGACGAACTGGTGCCCTACGAAGGCGACAGTGGTCGTACCTTCTATACCAATGCCGGCGATACCTCACGCGATGGCGTGGAGCTTGCACTGGGCTGGCAGCCACTGGATAGCCTACGTTTGGACACCGCGCTGACCCTGGCACGCTACCGCTTCGACCATGTCAGTGGCGACCAGGACCTCGACGATAATCGCCTCCCCGGACTGCCGGAAACCACCTGGGTCAATGAACTCACCTGGTTCGGCGACGGCGAGGGCCTGGCACGTCCCTTCGCCAGCCTCGAAACCCAGTACATCGGTGATATGGTCGGCGACAACGCCAACCAGGTGGACGTCGACAGCTACTGGCTGGTCAACCTGCGCGCCGGCAACGGCTGGCGGATGGGCGGCGATACCGTATTGGCAGGCTACGTGGGAATCCGCAACCTGTTCGACGAAGAGTACTACTCAAACGTACGCATCAACGCCAACAACGACCGCTACTTCGAACCTGCTCCGGACCGCGCGGTCTATGCTGGCGTGGAGCTTGAGTTTTAAGCAAGTATCGAGATATATCTCAACAGACACGAGAACGGCGCCCACCTGGGGCGCCGTTCTCGTACTGCGGTACTGTCTTGCGGAAAGACGATCAGAAGCGGTAGGTCACCTGGGCACCGAAGCCATTGGCGGAGTTGTCGTAGTCCGCCTCATAGGTACCGCGAGTTGGATCTTGTTCAGACAGCTCAGCGCTGGACTCATCCAGGTAGGTGTATGCCACATCTACGGTCAGGTTCTCGACTGGCGTCCAGCCGGCACCCACGGAGTAGATCATGCGATCGCCGGAGGGGACGCGTACGGTACGATCCTCATCACGAATCGGTGATTGGTCGTAGGCAACACCACCGCGGAACACCCACTGCTCATTCATCTGATAGCTGGCACCAAGCGCATACTGCCAGCTGTCCTTGTAGTTCTGGACTTCGTTGATTTCACGAACATCATTCTCGACGTTCAGTTCCTCGAAGCTGCCCCACTTGACCAGCGTGACACCACCCATCAGAGTCCACTGGTCATTGAGTTCATGGGTCACACCCAGATCCCAGCTGGCTGGCAGGCTGATGCCCAGGCTGGCATCCGACTTGGCTGAAGCAGCCCCCACAGGAACGATCGGGCCCAGTACAGGATGGTTGACGGGGTCGCCCTGGCCGCGAACATTCTCGAAACTGGCATCACCCTCAAGGTCATAATCCACCTCGGAGTGATAGGCCAGACCGATGGTGGTGTGCTGCCATGGCTTGTACATCATGCCCCAGGTAAAGCCCCAGGCTTCATCATCGCCCTCGACAACAACTCGACCATCACCTTCTGACCCCGTCGGAGTGAAGGCGCCGGTGGAGTCGTAATATCCCACCGGACCACCGGGCGTACGCGAGCCCAACTTGCCATCGATTCGGTTGTAAGTCACACCGAAACCGGCAGAGAACTGTTCACTGAATTTTACCGAGATGGTCGGCTGTACAGTGGCGACCTTGACCTCACTATAGTCACCGAAATAACGGCCCTGGAAATCGCTCTCGTAGTCAGTGATCAGACCAAAGGGAGCATAGACTCCCAGGCCAAAATGGAGATTGGGATTGATCGGCTGAACAAAGTAGGCAAAGGGAATCGCCTTGTTCGGCACCATGTCACCATCATTGCTTCCGGTCGCGCTACCGGACACATTGTCGATGTCGGTTTCGGGCATAAGATAGGTGACACCACCTGTCACCTGGGCTCGATCAAGGAACGACATGCCCGCCGGGTTGCCATAGACAATAGAAGCATCATTGACAGTAGAGGCACGGCCTGCAAAGGAGGTACCCTGGGCACTGACACTCTGCTCATTCAGCTGAAAAGCACCTGCCATGGCGTGACCTGAAACGGTTGCAGTGGCAACAGCAACTGCGAGTGTCAACGGTTTTAAGTTGTTATGCATCATGTCGGCATCCTGTGTCGGCAAGCTAGTCAGTATTTATGTTCAGGCAACCCTTCTGCATCGAAAACACACCAGCATCTATGCGGACCAGTACATGGTTTTCATGCTCCAAGGCTTGACCGCAGTGTTTGCGATAGCCTTGAAAAGTTCAAGGCCAAACGTTTGTTTGAATAAGAAATATACTCATACTTTGGTCATATAAAATTTTAACGCCTATTATTTCAACAAGTTAAAAACCCTCTTTAGAGCATGCCCGAGTTCATATAACGCCCTTGACCCTTGGGTAACACAAAGGTTTTACACTAACTCCTGTCCAGACTTCCTGAAATCCTGATACGTACTGTTCTGACACATGGCTTTGCCACCGTTTGCCTCTGGGCAGCGGGGCATACCAGGAGCGAATATGAAAGTCAGCGAGCTGGCCCGAGCGGCCCGGGTTACCGCGGAAACGGTGCGCCACTACACCCGTGAGGGACTGCTGTTACCGACCCGCGACCCCGAAAACGGTTACCACATCTATGCCACAGGAGATCTCGAACGCCTGTGCTTCATTCAGCGCGCCCGTCACCTCGGCTTCAGCCTCAACGAAATCGGCGAGATCCTTGAGCACGCCGACCACGGTGACTCGCCTTGCCCACTGGTCCGCGACCTGATTGCTGCTCGTCTACCACAGATTCGCCAGCGGATTCGCGAGCTCGAAGCCCTGGCCTCACGGATGGAACAAGCCATGGAGACCTGGCAGGAAATGCCCGATGGCGTTCCCAACGGTCATAGCCTGTGCCGCCTGATCGAGAGTGTTCCGTTACCATCGAACGAGACAAGGGAGGAAGCGTGAACGCACCTCAGTCCCTGACTAGATACATCCCGTCAATGAGCTGCCAGGGTTGTGTCAAACGCATGCGTGAAGCGATCCAGAGTCATGACAGCGATGCTCGGGTCGAGGGCGAGCCACAGACCCATCATCTGTACGTGGAGTCGCGTCTGGCCGGCGAGAAACTGGATGAGATCCTCTCCTCAGCCGGATACCCCAGCGAGGCCGAGCCTTCCGCCACGTCTGACTGCCCGCTACCCGATCAGGGCGACGATGGAACTGAACCGTCAGCCGATGGGCTTGAGCGTACAGATGCTGCAGACGAGACTCCTCGGAGCGAAGCATCGCCGGCAGAAGCGGAACCGAGCCAGCGCCTGGCCATCCAGGGTATGACCTGCGCCAGTTGCGTTGCCAGTGTCGAGAAGGCCTTGAATCAGGTACCCGGCGTCACCCGCGCCGAGGTCAACTTCGCCTCAAATACTGCACGAGTGCACGGCAAGGCAGATGGCGCTGCGCTGGTCGCTGCGGTAGATGCCATCGGTTACGGTGCGGAGCCGATTGTCGATCTGCGTGAAGCCGAACGGCGTCGCGCCGAGTCCAGTCGCCACGAATATCAGCGCAAGCTGAAAGGCAGCCTGACAGCGCTGGCACTGGCGATCCCGTTGATGGTCATGATGTTCATTCACCATCCTGAGCCGGTGGGTGTCGCGCGCCTCGGTTGGGGGCTGGTGGGACTCGCGACTCTTGCGGTTCTGGCCTTCCCGGGGCGTCACTTCTTCGTCAATGCATGGAAGGCCGGGCGCCATCGTCAGGCCAACATGGATACCCTGATCGCCATCGGTACCGGTAGTGCCTGGCTGTACTCCATGGTGGTGGTGCTTGCCGCCCCCTGGTTACCCGAGGCGGCCCGCGGCTTGTACTTCGAAGCGGCGGCAATGATTGTCGGTCTCGTGTTGCTGGGTAATGCACTGGAACTACGTGCCCGGGGCCGTACCTCGGATGCACTGCACCGCCTGCTCGACCTGCAGAGCAGCACTGCCCGCGTAGTGCGCGATGACCGCGAGCAGGATATACCGATCGACGAGGTCCAGACTGACGAGCTGATCCGTGTTCGGCCTGGTGAGCGCCTGCCGGTCGATGGGGAGGTCGTCGAGGGCAAGAGTTATATCGACGAGTCGATGCTGACCGGCGAGCCACTCGCCGTATCACGCGGACCGGGTGATGATGTCAGCGCCGGCACCGTCAACGGACGTGGCTCACTGCTGTACCGTGCCACACGGGTTGGCGCCGATACCCGGCTGGGCCGGATTACCGAGCAGGTCGCCAATGCCCAGGGCTCGAAGCCGCCGATCGGCAATATGGCCGACCGCATCTCTGCGGTGTTTGTCCCCAGCGTGATGATCATTGCCGTGCTGACTGCTCTGGCATGGTTCCACTTCGGGCCAGAGCCTCGCGTGATCCATATGCTGGTCACGGCGACGACCGTGCTGATCATCGCCTGTCCCTGTGCGCTCGGTCTGGCGACACCGCTATCGACCATGATTGGTGTCGGCAAGGCCGCCGAGCATGGGGTCTTGATTCGCTCCGGAGATGCACTGCAGACCGCCAGCCGTCTGACCACGTTGGTGGTCGACAAGACCGGCACGGTGACCGAAGGCAAGCCGCGTGTCACTGATCAGCGGCTGTTTGGTGACGACTCGGCGTCCCTGCTGAGTCTGGTACATGCTCTTGAGGGCCGTTCCGAGCACCCCCTGGCGATCGCACTGACCCAGCATATCGAAGAACAGTTGGGCGATGCGCTGGCTCAAGCCACCATCGCGGACTTCACCAGTGTCACCGGGCGTGGCGTACGTGCTCAGGATGACCAGGGCCGAGAGTTGGCACTGGGCAATGCTCAGTTGGTGAATGATGTAGGTGCCAGTCTGGACGCTCTGGGTGATGAACGAGATAGCTGGATCAATCAGGCACGTACCGTGGTCTACTTCACCATCGACAGCCAGCTGACAGCGAGCTTTGCCATCGAGGACCCGCTGCGACATGACAGCATCGATGCGATTGCCAGGCTGCGCCGGGATGGACTCAAGGTGGTGATGTTGACCGGTGACAATACGACCACAGCCAATGCCATCGCCAGCCAGGTAGGCATCGATGAGGTGCGTGCCGAATTGACTCCGGATGACAAGCACGCCGAGATCGAACGTCTGCAGCGCCAGGGCGAAGTGGTCGGCATGGTCGGCGATGGCATAAATGATGCTCCCGCCCTCGCCCAGGCCGATGTCGGCTTCGCCATCGGGCAAGGAACCGATGTTGCCATCGAAAGCGCTGGGATCACGCTGATGCGCTCATCGCTTCACGGCATCGTCGACGCTATCGAGATCAGCCGTGCGACCCTCGGCAATATCAAGCAGAATCTGTGGGGCGCGCTGGGTTACAACACGCTGTGTATTCCCATCGCTGCCGGCGTACTTTACCCACTGACTGGCACGCTGCTGTCGCCGATGATCGCCGGTGCCGCCATGTCACTGTCGTCGATCACGGTGGTCAGTAATGCCAACCGCCTGCGCCTGTTCAAGGTTTCGCAGCCATCGACACAGGAAGCCTCGACACCAGCATCAGAGACACAGACCTCAACGACGCGGACCTCAACGACACGGACCTCAACAACACAGGAGGAACGGACATGAGTATTCTGGTGACAGTGGTCGGTCTCGGTCTGATCGGTTTGATCATCTGGTGGTTCTGGCTGGGCTGACCTCAAGTTCTGCCGGTGACGCTCCCGGGTCTATGCTCCCAGGTCTATGCTCTCGGGTCTACGCTACAGGTATGCTGAAGCTATGCTTAAGGAAAGTCATTGCCGGGAGCCTCAGATGCCGCATCTCAACGCCGTCCTCGAAACCGCACTTTATGTGCGCGACATGACCAGAGCCCGGGCCTTTTTCGAGGAAGTACTGGAGCTGAGGCCCTCTACTGCGGACCATCGGATGACCGCCTACGCGGTAGGCCCGAGCGTCCTGCTGCTGTTCATGGAGGGGGGAACCACGGAAACCGTGCAGCTTCCTGATAATCGCGGCAGCATTCCACCGCATGATGGAAATGGCCCTGTGCATATGGCGTTTGCCATCGCTCCGGAAGACCTCGAGCCATGGGAGCGCCGCCTGAATGCCCACGGCGTGAAGATCGAGGGTCGCACTCATTGGCCAAGAGGCGGAGAAAGCCTTTATCTGCGGGACCCGGATGACCATCTACTGGAGTTGGCGACGCCTGGAATCTGGCCCAATTACTGACGGCGCAACTCACCCGGAAGCGACAGCGACATCAGAAACAACAATGGG
This Halomonas huangheensis DNA region includes the following protein-coding sequences:
- a CDS encoding TonB-dependent receptor family protein, which codes for MPRPALLLSAPLLVSIAQPGFAQSELAQSEFAQSTEPTSTSQTIELEPITVEATRLTRELYTTPAAVSVIDQSRIAPGQQRVRIDEALTTVPGMFISNRDNFAQGARVSIRGFGSRAPFGVRGITLVVDGIPYTLPDGQAQLDAVDLESAERIEVIRGPAAVQYGNAAGGVIAVTTADGRGEGDSTTRLHAGVGSDGYRKLSVQNGGEHGDWSHHISAASWEIDGYRDHSEARKTQLNGQLRHQLDNDRALSATLNLLDNPKAEDPGGLTLEQVKEDRRQGADFTEEYDTGQSVDQQVFGLQYEDLGFGPGELYLRGFVSWRDFEQQLPYPGDSLIDYKRNYYGGSAEYHQQTSLGNMPLDLMLGVDAARQEDDRHRHEIAFSGENLGEVADETQTGESIGVFAQGDLDMTDAWTLSLGARYDHVSLEVEDDYLDDGNQSGQRNFDEFNGSLGVSYRYLPRHQLYANTGTAFETPTFSEFANPDGTGGFNPNIEPQKAWSRELGARGTLDWGLDYDIALFSIDVEDELVPYEGDSGRTFYTNAGDTSRDGVELALGWQPLDSLRLDTALTLARYRFDHVSGDQDLDDNRLPGLPETTWVNELTWFGDGEGLARPFASLETQYIGDMVGDNANQVDVDSYWLVNLRAGNGWRMGGDTVLAGYVGIRNLFDEEYYSNVRINANNDRYFEPAPDRAVYAGVELEF
- a CDS encoding OmpP1/FadL family transporter, producing MMHNNLKPLTLAVAVATATVSGHAMAGAFQLNEQSVSAQGTSFAGRASTVNDASIVYGNPAGMSFLDRAQVTGGVTYLMPETDIDNVSGSATGSNDGDMVPNKAIPFAYFVQPINPNLHFGLGVYAPFGLITDYESDFQGRYFGDYSEVKVATVQPTISVKFSEQFSAGFGVTYNRIDGKLGSRTPGGPVGYYDSTGAFTPTGSEGDGRVVVEGDDEAWGFTWGMMYKPWQHTTIGLAYHSEVDYDLEGDASFENVRGQGDPVNHPVLGPIVPVGAASAKSDASLGISLPASWDLGVTHELNDQWTLMGGVTLVKWGSFEELNVENDVREINEVQNYKDSWQYALGASYQMNEQWVFRGGVAYDQSPIRDEDRTVRVPSGDRMIYSVGAGWTPVENLTVDVAYTYLDESSAELSEQDPTRGTYEADYDNSANGFGAQVTYRF
- a CDS encoding MerR family transcriptional regulator, encoding MKVSELARAARVTAETVRHYTREGLLLPTRDPENGYHIYATGDLERLCFIQRARHLGFSLNEIGEILEHADHGDSPCPLVRDLIAARLPQIRQRIRELEALASRMEQAMETWQEMPDGVPNGHSLCRLIESVPLPSNETREEA